In Streptomyces sp. SID8374, one genomic interval encodes:
- a CDS encoding DUF5926 family protein, which translates to MAKKRPQTKAGKQQLKDGEIPVVGAREPCPCGSGRRYKACHGRAAAQAVTELVHRPFEGLAGECDWVALRELVPAATVGLTLKGGLPEGVPSVTLATVLPMAWPALRRDDGSVLLALQNDTSSGDLSRDLADTLQRALEVDPGTPVTARRVPADGPRLQDLLDPDAAFEPVVHTGFEFWVPDAENATPEVSASLERANAAAIPTVLLSGVDAAYWCETPEKNHLRWVMPHPEEQLLDALARLHAAGTSSLGEDTRLVGSFRAHGLVVPVWDLPTSMGAEACEKPAVAFAERLATALASDAPLTAEERRARGGLTNRQVTLS; encoded by the coding sequence ATGGCCAAGAAGCGCCCTCAGACCAAGGCCGGGAAGCAGCAGCTCAAGGACGGTGAGATCCCGGTCGTCGGGGCCCGTGAGCCCTGCCCGTGCGGTTCGGGCCGTCGCTACAAGGCGTGTCACGGACGCGCCGCCGCCCAGGCCGTGACCGAGCTGGTCCACCGCCCGTTCGAGGGACTGGCCGGTGAGTGCGACTGGGTCGCGCTGCGCGAGCTGGTGCCCGCCGCCACGGTCGGACTGACGCTGAAGGGCGGGCTGCCCGAGGGCGTTCCGTCGGTGACGCTGGCGACCGTCCTGCCGATGGCCTGGCCGGCCCTGCGCCGCGACGACGGTTCCGTCCTCCTCGCCCTGCAGAACGACACCTCCTCCGGCGACCTCAGCCGCGACCTCGCGGACACGCTCCAGCGCGCGCTGGAGGTCGACCCGGGCACCCCCGTCACCGCCCGCCGCGTCCCGGCCGACGGGCCGCGCCTCCAGGACCTCCTCGACCCGGACGCCGCCTTCGAGCCGGTCGTCCACACCGGGTTCGAGTTCTGGGTGCCCGACGCGGAGAACGCCACCCCCGAGGTGTCCGCCTCCCTGGAGCGCGCGAACGCCGCCGCGATCCCGACGGTGCTGCTCTCCGGCGTCGACGCCGCGTACTGGTGCGAGACCCCGGAGAAGAACCACCTGCGCTGGGTCATGCCGCACCCCGAGGAGCAGCTCCTCGACGCGCTCGCCCGGCTGCACGCGGCCGGCACCTCCTCGCTCGGTGAGGACACCCGGCTGGTCGGCTCGTTCCGGGCGCACGGTCTGGTCGTCCCGGTCTGGGACCTGCCGACGTCGATGGGCGCCGAGGCGTGCGAGAAGCCGGCCGTCGCGTTCGCCGAGCGGCTGGCGACGGCGCTCGCCTCCGACGCCCCGCTCACCGCCGAGGAGCGCCGTGCCCGCGGCGGCCTCACCAACCGACAGGTGACCCTCAGCTGA